The Anaeromicrobium sediminis genome includes a region encoding these proteins:
- a CDS encoding sigma-54 interaction domain-containing protein, with the protein MNYLENIYGINYDEFLNLVDNFYEAVWIYDNNYTIIYTNSATERNFGKLAKSYIGKNDLEEFYEKDWDPRLLPLVYKNKSTYISRQNTPTNSTIQIATPIFDIYNNIKYVILNVRHLLDNSDFHIPSSNAIELNDVDTNVSDSIFFNSTSMSNMMKLVQKICRIDATVLITGESGTGKTMLAKYIHNISERKSENFVSINCASLPENLIESQLFGYTKGAFTGAVATGKTGLFKQAHKGTIFLDEISELSYGSQAKLLHVLQSKEFTPIGASSPEKVDVRIITATNIDLKKMVEIGRFREDLYYRLNVFEVSIPPLRERGNDIEALIYHFLHE; encoded by the coding sequence ATGAATTATTTGGAAAATATTTACGGAATAAATTATGACGAATTTTTGAATTTAGTAGACAATTTTTATGAAGCAGTTTGGATATACGATAATAATTATACAATAATTTATACAAATAGTGCTACTGAGCGAAATTTTGGTAAGTTAGCAAAAAGTTATATTGGAAAAAATGATTTAGAAGAATTTTATGAAAAAGACTGGGATCCAAGACTTCTTCCCCTTGTTTATAAAAATAAATCTACATATATTTCAAGACAAAATACTCCTACAAATTCAACTATACAAATAGCAACTCCCATATTTGATATTTATAATAATATAAAGTATGTAATTTTAAATGTTCGTCACCTCCTTGATAATTCTGATTTTCACATTCCTTCAAGTAATGCTATAGAACTTAATGACGTGGATACAAATGTATCTGATTCTATTTTTTTTAATAGCACTTCCATGTCTAATATGATGAAGCTAGTTCAAAAAATTTGTAGAATTGATGCAACTGTACTTATAACAGGAGAAAGTGGTACAGGAAAAACTATGCTTGCAAAATATATACATAATATAAGCGAAAGAAAATCTGAAAATTTTGTTAGCATTAATTGCGCAAGCCTTCCAGAGAATTTAATTGAAAGTCAATTGTTCGGTTATACAAAAGGGGCTTTTACCGGGGCGGTAGCCACAGGAAAAACAGGACTTTTTAAACAAGCTCACAAGGGTACAATTTTTTTAGATGAAATAAGTGAGTTATCCTATGGTTCCCAAGCAAAGTTACTTCACGTACTTCAAAGTAAAGAATTTACTCCAATTGGGGCAAGCTCTCCTGAAAAAGTTGATGTAAGAATAATAACCGCTACAAATATTGATTTAAAGAAAATGGTGGAGATTGGAAGGTTTAGAGAGGATTTATATTATAGATTAAATGTTTTTGAAGTTTCTATTCCTCCTTTGCGAGAAAGAGGTAATGATATAGAAGCTTTAATATATCATTTTTTACATGAATAA
- a CDS encoding xanthine dehydrogenase family protein molybdopterin-binding subunit → MSDFRNIGKNLVRVDGKQKILGKATYPGDLYMEDMLYGVTVRSTEPHAYFSLDLSEAQNLHGVVKILTHEDITGENHHGVYFKDHEVFCKNKVRRIGDPLAFIIAESKNIAIEAKKRIKVEYEKLPTVFDPREAMKGNSPKIHGDSNVIYHYKCRKGDIEDGFEKCDVIVENEYKTSMVDHVFLQIESGLAYLEDDETVVICAATQYPHFDQIEIAEALGLPKEKIRIINPAVGGAFGGREDITMQIHIALGTLLTKRPIKVDYSREESFYAHSKRHPLYMKFKTGADNKGKLVAMEAEIVGDTGAYASWAVNVLRKAGVHATGPYEIPNVKIDSYAVYTNNPFCGAMRGFGATQTPVACEQQMDILAEKLGISPIEMRLKNCFRNNSTTATGQVLIESVPLERCIETVAKQMSFNESEMG, encoded by the coding sequence GTGAGTGATTTTAGGAATATAGGAAAGAATCTAGTCAGAGTAGATGGAAAACAAAAGATACTTGGAAAAGCAACATATCCAGGAGATTTATATATGGAGGATATGCTTTATGGAGTTACAGTTAGATCAACGGAGCCCCATGCATATTTTTCATTAGACCTGAGTGAGGCACAAAATTTACATGGAGTAGTAAAGATATTGACCCATGAAGATATTACAGGAGAGAATCATCATGGAGTATATTTTAAAGACCATGAGGTATTTTGTAAGAATAAAGTGAGAAGAATCGGTGATCCTCTGGCCTTTATAATTGCCGAAAGTAAAAATATAGCCATCGAAGCAAAAAAACGTATAAAAGTAGAGTATGAGAAGCTACCTACTGTATTTGACCCTAGGGAGGCTATGAAAGGAAATTCTCCTAAAATACATGGGGATAGTAATGTGATTTATCACTATAAATGTAGAAAGGGAGATATAGAGGATGGGTTTGAGAAATGTGATGTAATAGTAGAAAATGAATACAAAACCTCTATGGTAGACCATGTATTTTTGCAAATTGAAAGCGGTTTAGCTTATTTAGAGGATGATGAAACCGTTGTAATATGTGCAGCTACTCAATATCCTCATTTTGATCAGATTGAAATAGCTGAAGCCTTAGGATTGCCTAAAGAAAAGATAAGGATAATAAACCCCGCTGTAGGTGGAGCCTTTGGTGGGCGAGAAGATATAACAATGCAGATACATATTGCTTTAGGAACCCTTCTTACCAAAAGACCAATTAAAGTTGACTATTCTAGAGAAGAATCTTTTTATGCTCATTCTAAAAGACATCCACTTTACATGAAATTTAAAACTGGTGCTGATAACAAAGGAAAATTGGTAGCTATGGAGGCTGAAATAGTTGGCGATACAGGGGCATATGCTTCGTGGGCAGTTAATGTACTTAGAAAAGCGGGAGTTCATGCAACAGGCCCCTATGAAATTCCTAACGTTAAAATTGATAGCTATGCTGTTTATACAAATAATCCCTTTTGCGGAGCAATGAGGGGCTTTGGAGCTACACAGACTCCCGTAGCCTGTGAGCAGCAAATGGATATATTAGCAGAAAAACTAGGTATAAGTCCTATAGAAATGAGACTTAAGAATTGTTTTAGAAATAATAGTACAACTGCAACTGGACAGGTACTTATCGAGAGTGTTCCCCTTGAAAGATGTATAGAAACTGTTGCAAAACAAATGTCATTTAACGAAAGCGAGATGGGGTAA
- a CDS encoding AAA-type ATPase lid domain-containing protein, producing MEHDFSKEALDILCKYPWKGNVRELKHVIERLVVIVDVFIIDVEHLPKTLFSITPVLKKDETEFDFKNKNFKEYLEEYEEKLIKSAYSKYKTSVSVSKNIGISQSKAYRLIRRYIKE from the coding sequence TTGGAACATGATTTTTCTAAAGAGGCCCTAGATATTCTATGCAAATATCCTTGGAAGGGAAATGTTAGGGAACTTAAACATGTTATAGAAAGACTTGTAGTAATAGTAGATGTTTTCATAATAGACGTGGAACATTTACCAAAGACTCTTTTTTCCATAACTCCTGTTTTAAAAAAGGACGAAACAGAATTTGATTTTAAAAATAAAAATTTTAAAGAGTATTTGGAAGAGTATGAGGAGAAATTAATAAAATCTGCATATTCAAAATATAAAACTTCCGTCTCCGTTTCAAAAAATATTGGAATTAGTCAATCTAAAGCATACAGATTAATTAGAAGATATATTAAAGAATAA
- the ade gene encoding adenine deaminase: protein MTDDIKKRIDIAAGRRAADLVLKNAKIVDVFSERIIEGDIAISNERIAAIGEYSGKEEVDLNGKYVAPGLIDGHVHIESSMVTPGQFAKAIVPHGTTSIIADPHEIANVCGLDGIEYILEESKDIPLDVFVMLPSCVPSTAFENSGAKLSAKELEKMIHIDRVLGLGELMDYPAIIGGNEEVLQKIKIAGNKMKDGHGPGIDGKDLNAYVTSGIKTEHECTTIEEMENRIRLGMYVLVREGSAARNLEVLTKGITKANLRRILFCTDDRHPEDILNDGHIDNNIRLAIKNGIDPISAIKVASLNAAECYRLYDRGAVAPGYMADLIVIDDIKKFNIEKVLKNGKIVAKNGKSLFKVKSKKDSKIMNTVNLKQIDKDMLKIKLSSGIVNVMRLIPHSLVTQKVVRKVDTEDSYFKYNHMLDILKLVVVERHKGTGNIGLGLVENFNLKDGAIASTVAHDSHNLIVVGDNDEDILLAIKELGEIGGGITICSKGKVLKSLPLPIGGLISDKALDEVSLQLKEMLKIAYGMGVNKDIDPFMTLAFLALPVIPELKLTDVGLFDVTKFDFIDISVKN, encoded by the coding sequence TTGACAGATGACATAAAAAAGAGAATAGATATTGCAGCTGGAAGGAGAGCGGCGGATTTAGTCTTAAAAAATGCGAAAATTGTGGATGTGTTTTCTGAAAGAATAATTGAAGGTGATATAGCAATAAGTAATGAACGAATAGCAGCAATAGGAGAGTATTCTGGAAAAGAGGAAGTGGACCTAAATGGTAAATATGTGGCTCCTGGCCTTATAGATGGACACGTTCATATTGAATCATCAATGGTAACACCTGGTCAATTTGCAAAAGCAATAGTTCCCCATGGAACCACAAGCATAATAGCTGATCCCCATGAAATTGCTAATGTGTGTGGGTTAGATGGAATAGAGTATATTTTGGAGGAGAGCAAGGATATTCCTTTGGATGTATTTGTCATGCTTCCTTCATGTGTGCCATCTACTGCATTTGAAAATTCAGGTGCAAAGCTTTCGGCTAAAGAACTTGAGAAAATGATTCACATAGATAGAGTACTAGGTTTAGGGGAATTAATGGATTACCCTGCTATAATAGGCGGAAATGAAGAGGTTTTGCAAAAGATAAAAATAGCTGGAAATAAAATGAAGGACGGACATGGCCCAGGTATTGATGGAAAAGATCTAAATGCTTATGTAACCTCAGGAATAAAAACAGAGCATGAGTGTACTACTATAGAAGAAATGGAAAATAGAATTAGATTAGGTATGTATGTCTTAGTCAGGGAAGGTTCTGCCGCAAGAAATCTAGAGGTATTAACAAAAGGAATAACTAAGGCTAACCTTAGAAGAATACTTTTTTGTACAGATGATAGGCATCCAGAAGATATATTAAATGACGGACATATTGATAATAACATTAGGTTAGCTATAAAGAATGGAATTGATCCAATTTCTGCAATTAAGGTTGCATCATTAAATGCAGCTGAATGTTATAGATTATATGATAGAGGAGCCGTTGCTCCAGGCTATATGGCAGACTTAATAGTTATAGATGACATTAAAAAATTTAACATAGAAAAAGTTTTAAAAAATGGTAAGATAGTTGCTAAAAATGGTAAATCATTATTCAAGGTTAAATCTAAGAAGGATTCAAAAATAATGAATACTGTAAATCTAAAGCAGATAGATAAGGATATGTTAAAAATAAAACTTAGTAGTGGCATTGTCAATGTAATGAGATTGATTCCCCACAGCCTAGTAACTCAGAAGGTTGTTAGAAAGGTAGATACAGAAGATAGTTACTTTAAATACAACCACATGCTTGATATTTTAAAGCTAGTAGTTGTTGAAAGACATAAGGGTACGGGTAATATTGGTCTTGGCCTTGTTGAGAACTTTAATCTTAAAGATGGCGCTATAGCTTCAACTGTTGCCCATGATTCACATAATCTTATTGTGGTTGGTGATAACGATGAGGATATTCTTTTGGCAATTAAAGAACTAGGAGAAATAGGTGGTGGAATTACAATTTGTTCCAAAGGAAAGGTCTTAAAATCATTACCTCTTCCTATAGGAGGCTTAATATCTGATAAAGCTTTGGACGAAGTAAGTCTCCAACTTAAGGAAATGTTAAAAATAGCCTATGGTATGGGTGTAAATAAAGATATTGATCCATTTATGACATTGGCATTTCTTGCACTTCCTGTAATTCCAGAGCTAAAGCTTACGGATGTGGGACTATTTGATGTGACGAAATTTGATTTTATAGATATAAGTGTGAAGAATTAA
- a CDS encoding xanthine dehydrogenase family protein molybdopterin-binding subunit translates to MKKRGRGIAASFYGTGYGNGFPDVSVAIIGLEDDGRISISVGASEVGQGVKTILCQIGAEVLNLNINDIMLINEDSSKTPDSGTAAASRQTYNTGNAVKLGMESFKSKLFEIVKNELKLNSPIGLEVEDNVVFLKMFPEKRISFKKIAENLKNKGKKLKVTERFVAQTTEMDAESGQGAPYWPYTFNCYGVEVEVDTETGKVDIIKAVCAHDVGKAINPSMVEGQIDGGFAMGVSYALFEDLGLKNGRIKNNKFSRYIIPTSLDIPEIEKIIIEDPESTAPYGAKGIGEPVIIPVAPAILNGIYDAVGVRIRDLPATPEKILKALKER, encoded by the coding sequence ATGAAGAAAAGGGGTAGAGGAATTGCAGCATCATTTTATGGCACAGGCTATGGCAACGGATTCCCAGATGTTTCAGTAGCTATAATTGGATTAGAAGATGATGGAAGAATATCTATTTCTGTTGGAGCTTCTGAAGTAGGGCAAGGAGTCAAAACGATTTTGTGTCAAATAGGAGCTGAGGTTTTAAATCTTAATATTAATGATATTATGCTTATTAATGAAGACAGTAGTAAAACTCCGGATTCTGGTACTGCTGCTGCTAGCAGACAAACCTACAATACGGGAAATGCTGTGAAATTAGGAATGGAATCTTTTAAGAGTAAACTTTTTGAAATAGTTAAGAACGAGTTAAAGCTAAATTCACCTATAGGTTTAGAGGTTGAGGATAATGTTGTTTTTTTGAAAATGTTTCCTGAAAAGAGAATAAGCTTTAAGAAAATAGCTGAGAATCTTAAAAATAAGGGTAAAAAACTAAAAGTAACAGAGCGTTTTGTTGCTCAAACAACTGAAATGGATGCTGAATCGGGACAGGGGGCGCCATATTGGCCCTATACTTTTAATTGTTACGGTGTGGAGGTAGAAGTTGATACAGAAACTGGAAAGGTTGATATTATCAAGGCAGTATGTGCTCATGATGTGGGAAAGGCAATAAATCCCTCCATGGTAGAAGGGCAGATAGATGGGGGATTTGCCATGGGAGTGAGCTATGCTTTATTTGAAGATTTAGGTCTTAAGAATGGAAGGATTAAAAATAATAAGTTTTCAAGATATATTATACCTACAAGCCTTGATATACCAGAGATAGAGAAAATTATTATTGAAGATCCCGAATCAACTGCCCCCTATGGGGCAAAAGGAATTGGAGAACCCGTTATCATACCTGTAGCTCCAGCAATCTTAAATGGAATATATGATGCAGTTGGAGTTAGAATAAGAGATTTACCCGCTACTCCTGAGAAAATTTTAAAGGCTCTTAAAGAAAGGTAG